CTCCCGCCTCGGAAACATggtcctccctccttcccttagGCCAGAACCGAGTCATGGCCGAAGCATCCTGCCTGCCCTAAGTCCAGTCCTGTGGATCTGTGTCTGTCCATCCcagtgaggaaggaggaagcccCTCCCAGAGTCGGAGCCCACCAGAGCCTGGCAGTGGTCAGACTGCCCAGAGGGCCATGAAGGCTGGGCGGCGGCAGGAGGTGCAGGAGCCTGGGCCTTTGGCTGCTCCCCCACCTGAGCTTCCCAGGCCCTTGTCatccccagctctgccccaaCTCCCTGGCAGCTTATAACTAAGAGCTGCCATCTTGTGCCCCATCCCCTTCCCCTCAGCCACAGGTGGCAGACCGGTGGTCAACATATTTTGTTTGGACTGCcacacttttttaaagtttcaattaGCTGCTATCATTTAATAATTAAGTAATTTCACTTAAGAATCCAGGAGtctagtttcttttgaaaaacgAGAAGACCCGGCAACATCAGGCCCACATACGTGCCAGTGACAACCAGCCAGAGCTGCTCAGCTGTTCCCTCGCTGTGGGGCTTGCACTCTGGTTTCTGCAGTGAAAACCTCCCAGTCACCCTGGCATCCAGGTCAGCAGCCTGGCCTCCGAGCTGCATCTCTGCATGAGGCACTTGGCGGAAGGGATGAAAGCCCGCAGGTCTCGGTACGCAAAGGACGGCAGAGCAGGGCAAACAGGAGGGTGGACAGGCCCAGTCGGGAGCCACATCCCAGCCTTTCTCTGTCACTGTTTATCGCTAGCAGCATCCCAGGTACCCTGTGTCCTGTCCTCACTCAAGCCTGCCTCCGGGGGCCAGGCTGCTACAAACGTGCAGCTTGCCGTCTGCTGCTTCAGGCCATTCCACATCCTATAGGAGCTGGGCGCGGGCCTGAGGCTTTGTCCAGGGCCTGAGTAGGTACAGGCTTCCTTACTGTCCAGCCAACTCAGCCAAATGTGCACCAGGGGGTGGCAGCCTTGTCACAGTCCAACATGATGTTGAGAACAGTGCAGGGGGCCCCTCCCACAGACAGGGCTGTGCGGGAATCCACATGGTACTTCACGGTGCTCAGGCCTCCTTCCCGGTCCACCTTGAATTGTTCctgggaaggaaagggggagagagcaTATGCTCAGGGCTTTGTGGGTGCCAGCTGCCCACTGATGCACCATGATCTTGTCATCAGAGTTCCTGTGTGACCCCACTGAAGAGAGGAGGGAAGCTCAGTTTTGTGAAGGTTCTCGTCCATGGCTGCACCCCCCCGTACCCCCCTAAGCAGGAGAGCAGGGATTTTTCAGTTGACTAGTATGGCTCCTAGAGAAGAGGCTGTTTGAGGGATGGGGACTCCTGGGTCTAAGGTCTGTCTAGGATTCTGGCACCTTCAGCTGAGCCCCCCTCACCCAGCCTGCGTGAGGGTCAGCCAACCCAGTGCCCAGGTACCCATGGCAGCCACAAAGCAGGCAGAGTGCCCAAGCAGAATGCCATCAACTGAGCTGGGCCAAGCAGGGGAGGATGGGACCATTTAGACCCAAGAACTTGGAGAAATGCTTGGGCCTATCTGTCCCACATCAGGGGACCAGCCAGTACCTGTTTTTGCGCTGCGATGCGCTTCTGGTCCCTCTTCCGCCAGGCTGGGTCATGCAAGTGGTGAAATGTCTTGTATCCAGTTGTGATTCCTGAGGGGCGGAATAGCTAAGGAGGCCAAAGCAAGTTGGGTCAGGCCACCCCTCCTGGAGTCCTGGCCCTCACTAGTCAGTCCCGCCACAGGCCACAGGCGGCCGCCTACATTCCCATTCTGCAGAAAAGGTCTGCTGGTTGGGGGCAGGGCTAGGATCAGGGTGCCAAGTCCCAGGAACTTCATctgagagcagagaagggaaCCTCGGGGAGGCCCTGATGGTCAAGGAGGTGGGGCGTGGGGGGTTACCTGGAGGCCAGCTCCTCTGATGCGCCGGTAGAACTCATCGTCCTCACGGCCCCAGCCCCAGAAGCGGTTGGACATCCCGTTGCACTAACAGAGACAGGCAGCATCACTTGCCCCATCCTCCCAGGGCGTTCTCTGGCCTCCTGCCACTCGGAGTACCCAGCCCAAGCTGGGCTGGGCCCCCTTTCCTGGCAGCTTGGGACAGACACACCCAGATGCTTACAGTTCCCACAACCTCTGCAGTACTGGGGGGATAGTCAGTGCACCCCCGTCCGTTTGCTTGGTCTTATGGGGCCTTGAACTTGTGTGAGATGATTAGTTTCACAAAAACATCTGATCAGTAGGAAGGGACCTCTCTGGAGAGATGGTGGTGGGCAGAAATGCCAGCTCCTGCTGGATTTCTGCCTTCCTATTTCTCCTGAGGTGGCTCTGCCCTGGTCTCTTCCTCCGTGTGGGAGAGGGACAGTTGGGCTCTACGGCAGACACTGATTTTTGCCATCAGACTCAGGGCTTCATTTACTAAAGCTGCCTTCAGCCGACCAGGTGGAAGCCACTTGGTTCTTGCCACTCTGCCCCCAGCCACAGACAGACTCAGGGATGGGCCCAGGACCAAGTTAGGCCAGTCATGGGCCAGTGTGGTGCAGCCCGGGGACTCCCGCTGGCTGCTGGGGAAGGAGCTCCCCCTTCCACTGGACTTGGGCCTAGACAGATGCAGACTGCAGCCATGGCAACCACCTTTCACCCCGAATGTCTGGAAAGAAATCCAGCCTAGAGAAGGCAGAAATGAGAAACGGAAAGAGAAACGGTGCCTTTCTGACACTGTCCGAGAGGCTGGGCAAGGCACACCGGAAGCCAGACCCTCCTCTCGCCCCACCCAGACATTTCCATTTTGAGACCCACTGTTCCCCACTTTTCTGAAATCAATTGTATCTGAGTTTCTGTTACTATGGCTGAATGCTCCCTAACTGACCTGCTCATTCCCGCTCCTCTCTCCTATCTCTGGATGTTCCTGGGTTCCCCTGCTGGGCCCCAGAACTGCTATGCCTCCTGCCAGTGCCCCCAACCCAGGCGGGCACTCCCTGGCATGGCAGAGCAGGCTGGCTGGGCCTCACCAGCTGGTAGTGCTGCTTGGAAAGCAGCAGGATGCCACCGACGTAGGTCTTGTAGTGGTAGAGCGGGTGGAGCTCGGGCGAGGCCACGTGGAAGGGCCCTGCCTCGGGAAAGCCATAGTCCAGCTCCTCGTTGAGAGGGAGCAGGTCCACGTCGTGCATGGCGATGTAGTCCGTGCTGTTGCCACTCTCCAGGAAGCCCACGTTGATGAGTGCTGCCCGGTTGAACCTGCGAAGGGTGGCCGAagctgggcaggggagggcagcGAGCTGGCTCTCCCCCAAACTCTGCATGAGAGCCTGTCCCCCACAGCACCCACCCCAGTGCCCACGCTGCCCTCCAGGCTGACACTAGTCACTATGAAGCTTCCCAGATGCACGTCTGCCCCTCCACTCATTgcacaaatgtttactgagcacctactatgtcccaGAAACTGTTCAGAGCACAGGAGATGCAGCAGTGAGAAACCaaagccctgccctcaaggagctgatACTCTAATaagaggagacaaaaataaacaaataagtgaatacGTAACAAGGCAGATAATgctaagtgctgtggagaaaagtaaagcagggtGAGGACCACGCACGCTGGGGCAGAGGCAGCTGTTCTTTTAGACAGGTGGCCAGGGAGGGCCAGAAACGTGAAGGCCTGAGGGAATGAGCCATAGGAAATTGGGAGCGGGGCTCCACGCCTGCCAAGGTCTGAGGCAGGACAGACACCAACGTAGCAAGGCAGAGTGAGAGAGGGGTGTGTAGAGGTGAGGTAAGAAGGTGATGGGCTCATGACAGGCTTGGGCTTTGGCCCTGGATAAGATGGGGAGCCACCAGAGGGCTCAGGGCAGAGGCACAACGTGCTGTGACTTAGGGCGCAAAAGGATCACTCTAGTTGGGGTGAGAAGAGACTGGAAGGCCGAGATGGAAGCAGGAAGATGAAGTAAGAGGCTATTACAATAATTTAGGCAAGGGATGATGGTGATTTAGCTCAGGGAGGTGGCAGTGGAGACGGTGAGAAGTGGGCAGATTCTAGATGGATTCTGCTGATGGACTGGACGTGTTatgtgagggaggaagaggagtggAGGACGACTCCAAGGTTTTTTGACCTGAGCAACTGGCAGCATGGAATTGCCGTTTCCTGAAATGGGGAAGGCGGCAGGGAAGCAggtttggggtgggtgggaaatCAGGAACTTTGATCATGTTACGCTCGAGATGCCTCTGATACCAGCAAATGGAGGGCTGGCTGCTCCGGCGGCTGGACATGTGGTCTGGGCTGGGAACACAGCCTTGGGAATCACCAGGGTAGAGACAGGGCTTAATGCCCTGGGCCTGGACAAGATCCCCCAGCAAGTGAGTGTAGCCAGCAAGGGGACACCAGCACTGAGCCCCAAGGAGCACCGAGACTGAGCGATCAAGGAGATGAGGCAGAGGCAGAACCCATAGAGGAGGTGAGGAGGGCGA
This Rhinolophus sinicus isolate RSC01 linkage group LG10, ASM3656204v1, whole genome shotgun sequence DNA region includes the following protein-coding sequences:
- the B4GALT7 gene encoding beta-1,4-galactosyltransferase 7 isoform X1 is translated as MFPSRRKTSQLPWEDGRSRLLPGSLRRKCSVFHLFVACLLLGFLSLLWLQLSCSGDMARAARGQGQETPGPPRACPPEPPPDHWEEDPSWGPHRLAVLVPFRERFEELLVFVPHMHRFLSRKKIPHHIYVLNQVDHFRFNRAALINVGFLESGNSTDYIAMHDVDLLPLNEELDYGFPEAGPFHVASPELHPLYHYKTYVGGILLLSKQHYQLCNGMSNRFWGWGREDDEFYRRIRGAGLQLFRPSGITTGYKTFHHLHDPAWRKRDQKRIAAQKQEQFKVDREGGLSTVKYHVDSRTALSVGGAPCTVLNIMLDCDKAATPWCTFG
- the B4GALT7 gene encoding beta-1,4-galactosyltransferase 7 isoform X3, producing the protein MARAARGQGQETPGPPRACPPEPPPDHWEEDPSWGPHRLAVLVPFRERFEELLVFVPHMHRFLSRKKIPHHIYVLNQVDHFRFNRAALINVGFLESGNSTDYIAMHDVDLLPLNEELDYGFPEAGPFHVASPELHPLYHYKTYVGGILLLSKQHYQLCNGMSNRFWGWGREDDEFYRRIRGAGLQLFRPSGITTGYKTFHHLHDPAWRKRDQKRIAAQKQEQFKVDREGGLSTVKYHVDSRTALSVGGAPCTVLNIMLDCDKAATPWCTFG
- the B4GALT7 gene encoding beta-1,4-galactosyltransferase 7 isoform X2, which produces MFPSRRKTSQLPWEDGRSRLLPGSLRRKCSVFHLFVACLLLGFLSLLWLQLSCSGDMARAARGQGQETPGPPRACPPEPPPDHWEEDPSWGPHRLAVLVPFRERFEELLVFVPHMHRFLSRKKIPHHIYVLNQVDHFRFNRAALINVGFLESGNSTDYIAMHDVDLLPLNEELDYGFPEAGPFHVASPELHPLYHYKTYVGGILLLSKQHYQLCNGMSNRFWGWGREDDEFYRRIRGAGLQESQLDTRHFTTCMTQPGGRGTRSASQRKNRNNSRWTGKEA